CAAAATAAATTAGTTGAAACTCTGCATCAAAAATAAGGTTTGTATTCGCTGCCAGATGGTAGTTGAACCCGAATTGGAAAAAATTGGGCTACCATATAATTCTGTTAAAATAGGCGAAGCTGAATTTATAAGAAATTTGGAGAGTGAACAGCTAAAACAGTTGGGTCTGGTATTAAAAAAAGCAGGGCTGCTTTTAATGGATGATAAAAAAAGCATCCTGCTTGAGAAAGTAAAAAGCGCAATTATCGATTTGGTGCATTACACCGAGGAACAGTTTAAAGTCAACCTTTCTGATTTCCTGAGCGAAAAATTTTACCTTACTCACAAAATTGAAAGGCTAAAAGAACTATTTGTTAATGATGAACTGAATCTTTTTGAAATAGCCTATAAAATGCATTACTGCAGCGTAGTTCGCCTGTCAAATAAATTCAGAAAATTTACAGGACTAAACGCTCCTCACTTCAAGAAATTTAAAAACAAAAGACGCGATACACTTGATGACGTTTGAATAGTAGTAGATAAAGGTGAAATTTTGTAAAAAAGGAAATTAATTTGAGGGAGTGCTCATGAATAACCAAGAGAAATATTATTTGCAGGAAATTTTTAAAAAATTTATTCAGCCTCATTTTTCAATAACCGATTTTATAATTTTTTTTGAATGGGATCATATATCCAGAAAATATTGTTTTGTAGTAACGCCAATTAGAAACAAAAACAAATTCATTAATTTTTATTTGCATAAACATGACAAAATTGATGATTTTGAGATGATTGCTATTTATACGAGTGTTGGAGAATTCAATTCTCAGAATACACAAAAACTACTCTTTTTATTAGCTCATGACGATTTAAAACGGTTTAACCGGTTCTATCAGGAGTTTATTGATGATTTGAATGAAAAGAGCGTTAAAGAATCTCCTATTGATTTTTATATTCCTTTTTTTATTGAATATGAGAAAGAAGAATAACTCTTAGGTATTGTTTATTGTATCTGAACTTTTTAAAGGTATTGGATATAATGGACTAACTACAGATATGATAAAAGTGAATTTATCCGGAAAAAATTAGGCATCATTTAATTAGCAAGACGGTATTCTTTTGATAGTCAGATAATATTTCTGAAAACAAGTTGCGGTCGAACAGGTACAGGCAATAACGAATTTGTGTGTATGGATTTAATTTCCTGTTTTCATTTTCAGCTATCTGATTAACCGATGTCAGGTAATTTTCCAGTGCATCGTTTAATTCACTTTCAGTAAATTTTCTTTTTATATTCAGAATTTCCTGTACAAATCCATCTACTTTAAATTCAACAAAATTATACTCGGGAAAGTATCTTAAGGCAACAAATAAAAAGCGGAATACATCCAATGGTTTATTTTTTTCAACAGTTTGTCCTTGTTTTAACCGTTTGTTTATCCTTTTTTCTTCTGAAGTAATTTCATCGTTTATCCGCAAAAATTCATCGTCCGCAATCTCAAATAATGCGGACAAGCGGTTTATCCTTCTTTTCAGGCTTTGCGGAATACTTTTCTTGTATTTGATTTTATGGTCCAGCACGCTCCATGCATCCTGGATAATAGTTCTGATCTGAATCTCAATCCTGATATTTGCATAGCGAACATATTCAGTTTTTTTCCCGTATTTCCCATTCAGTTTAAGATCCAGATGTAAACTTTTGTAGCCAAATTTATCATCGGTGCTTTCAATCTGAATGGTCTTATCGGTTATGGAAACTTCTCTGAAATATCTTTTCAACTCTTTTCTGACGGTGTTTATATCTTTCAGATAAGGACAAATAATCCGAATCCCCACAAAATCAGATAAATAATCAAATATCTTGTAATCCCGGTCAGAAGTTTTAATTCCGGGCAAGTACTTCCGCTCAAATTTGCTCAGGCATTCATCGTAGTCTTTAATCCGGCCAGAAACGTATTCAATGTTGGCTAGTGGCTCTATGAGCTTAATAAAAAGCGCTAAGGCTGAGTTGTAAAATTCCAGATTGGAATCGTAATAGTTTTTGAATTCATTTATTTTTGAATTGATACCTGACATAAAACGGTTTGACGTGTAAGTAAGTATTCCCTAAAGGGCTATAATCTGTCGTCAATTCAACCTCGAGACAGTTGAAGAAGTAAAAAAAATCCCGCATAAAACGGGATTTGAATTTATACATCTTAAAGAGTTAGACTCTTTTAACGTTTACGGCATTTAAGCCTTTTTGTCCTTGTTGCAGCTCAAAGCTTACTTCATCCGTTTCCTTCACGAAGTCAACTAATCCTGATGAATGGACAAAATACTCTTTTTCAGAATTTATATCTTTAATAAAACCAAATCCTTTTGTTTCGTTAAAAAACTTAATTGTTCCTTTATTCATTTTATTCTTTTAAAATATTAATAACCTCTTCTGTTAAATCCTCCGCCACCTCGATTGTGCTGACCACCGCTGTTTCTATCGGTTCTGGGCCGGGCAACATTTACATTAAGCGTTTTGCCTTCAAACTCGGTTTCATTTAATTCTTCAATGGCTTTTTGTCCTTCCGCGTTATCAGGCATTTCAACAAACCCGAAACCACGGGAATCACCTGTGAATTTGTCTGTGATAACGTTTGCAGATGTTACTTCTCCAGATTCTGCAAATAATTCTTTTAAGCTTTCACTTGTTGTGTTGTAGCTTAGATTTGAAACATAAATATTCATCTTTTTTATTTTTATGTGAATAATAATCTATTATTGAACCGGCCTGATTGTTATAGCAATCGTTCCGCGGTCTCCACTATCCAGTTCAAAAGAAACGATGCCTCCTTCATTTATTTCGGGAAAAGCATCGGTAACATGAAAGAAGTATTTTTCACCATTGATGGTGTCTTTAATAAAGCCATAATTTTTGTCTTTATTAAAATTCTCTACGCGACCTTTCAACGTTACCATTTTCTTTAATCTATTTTTCTTTTTAAGCCAATACCGGATCTAATTTTTTCCCGGTCAGCCGTTGTATATTCCGAACCATCATGTGTTCGTCCTGAGAGTAAAATGAAAGCGCTGTTCCTCGTTGTCCTGCCCGTCCTGTGCGTCCAATTCTGTGTACGTAGGTTTCTGCCACATCAGGCAAATCGTAGTTAATTACCAGCTCCAGGTTAGCAATGTCAATCCCACGGGCAGCAATATCAGTTGCAACAATCACGCGTGTTCGTCTTAATTTGAAATTCGATAATGCTTTTTGTCGTGCAAGCTGTGACTTATTGCCATGTATGGCTTCACATTCAATCCTGCTATTGTTCAATATTCTTGCAATTTTGTCAGCCCCGCGTTTTGTTCGTGAGAAAATTAAAACCGATTTGTTTAAATCTTGTCTTAATAACGAAATTAACAACTGGTTCTTTTTCTGTCTTTCAACAAAATACAAATGTTGCTCAATCATATCATTAGCTGAAGATACCGGAACAATTTTTACTGTTACCGGATTTTGCAAAATCGATCTCGAGAGTTTACTTATTGCTGATGGCATAGTTGCCGAAAAGAACAGCGTTTGCTTCTGTTTTGGCAACATTGGCAACAAACGTTTTATATCATGTATAAACCCCATGTCGAGCATACGGTCGGCTTCATCCAACACAAAATGCCGGATGTGAGCCAGCGAAATATGCTTTTGATTGATCAAGTCGAGTAATCGTCCGGGAGTAGCTATTAGGATATCAACTCCCCGTCTGAGTTTATCAACCTGTGGTCTTTGATTTACTCCTCCAAAAATAACGGCCTGACGAAGATTTGTGTATTGGGAGTAATCCCAGAAACTTTCCCCAATCTGTATTGCCAACTCCCTGGTAGGCGTAAGAATTAAGGCTTTTATCTCTCTTCTTCCACCGGAAAAAGGAGCTTCATCCAACTGTTGTATAATCGGAATGGCAAAAGCCGCTGTTTTTCCAGTACCTGTTTGAGCAATTCCAAGTACATCGCCACCTTGTAATGCCGTAGGAATGGCTTTCTCCTGAATAGGAGTAGGGTTATCGTATTTTTTGTTTGTCAGCGCTTTAAGTACCGGCTCCGAAATATTTAATTCTGTAAATGTCATATTTTAATTTGCTGTTTTTTTACAGCGGTTTTTGTATTAATAATTCTTGTGAAGTATGTCGGGGTATTGAAGAATGTGTATCTGTTTAGCTATCTGCTTAACGAGTATAGCTATATTTTTTTTGTTGAAAAACCTTTTTGAGCATCTGCAAACTCTTTCATAAGTTGCTGAACTACTTCCTTAACATTGCTGATTTTTTCTGCCAGGTAAGCGTTGGCCCCTGCAAATGAATAGCCTTTGTTCATATTTCCTTTTGCTGCGTTATAAAGAGCCATAATAATGCAATACGGACTTTTTGTATAATCGCATGTTTTTATACATTGAAACGGGCATTTCTTTGGACGTTCTTTGCCTTCATTTGCACTTTTTATAAAATTACTATCCAGAGCTCGACCGGGCATTCCAACCGGACTTTGGATGATCATTGTATCTTTTTTCGATGCATTTATATAGGATTGCTTGAATAATGGCGACGCATCGCATTCCAGAGTAGGAACGAACAAACTGCCAATTTGTACTCCTGAAGCTCCGAGTTCCATAAAACGCAATACATCTTGGCCGGTTGTAATTCCTCCTGCTGCAATAACAGGAATTACTTTCTTGTGATGGTATGCTGATACAATTGATACTACTTCCGGAATCAATCTTTCAAGTGTATAATTTTCATCTTCAATCTGCTCCCTTTTAAATCCAAGATGCCCCCCTGCTTTTGGCCCTTCTACCACAAGAGCATCAGGGAGGTAATTATAGTTAGATAACCATTTTTGGCAGATAATTTTTGCAGCACGGCCTGACGAAACAATAGGAACGAGTAAAGTCTTGCTTCCTTCAGTCAAATACGAGGGCAAGTCTAACGGTAAACCTGCTCCAGAGAATATTACATCTGCTTTTTCGGCAATGGAGGTTCGTACCATATCTGTAAAATTGGATAAGGCAACCATTATGTTTACACCGATAGTACCTTTGGTTAATTCGCGTGTTTTTCGTAATTCCTCTTTTAAACCCCAAATACTATCTTCTAAATAGTCAGCGGGCGATTGTTTGTATAACAATCCCAAACCGGCGCATGATATTACGCCAATTCCACCTTCGTTTGCAACTGCCGACGCTAATCCTGAAAGTGAAATTCCTACTCCCATGCCACCTTGTATAACAGGGAGTTTGATTTCTTTATTTCCTAAAAAAAATGAGTTTATCATATATACTAAAGTGTGTCACGATATTTGTGTGCACACTTCGCGACTTGTTAAACAAAACAAGAAAGTTGATTTTGATGTCGAATTGACGATGGGAAGGTTCGCTAATGGGAAGCGAAACGAAGCATTGCTTTAAACGATTTCAATAAAAAACCTGATTGTCAAGGGTGCGAAGGTATGAAATTATATTGATTCCGAAATACATTTTTGTTATTTTAACATGTGTGGTACTAAAAGATAACATCAAAGGCCTATCAAATTATAGAAAAGTGAAGAATGTAGTGGAAAGCTATAGATAGAACTATGGCACATTCTTATTATAAATATTTTATTCGGACTGGATATGCAACAAAAGTTGGACGCTCAGTTAAACTATTAAGCCAATAATGAAACGGTATCTTGGGTGCATTTTAGTACTATCTCGGGCCTTTTAGCTATAGTTCAAATTAAAGTTATATATATTAGTTGAAGTTCTGGCTTTAAAAGCTCACGGCAGTTATCTATCTGTTCCAATTCTTTGTTTTTATTTTAACCATGCAAGGATGAAACTTTAATCATTCACTACACGAATTTGAATTGCCCCCTATTTGTCTGAAAATTGTGAAACAATAAAAAAAGGACTAACCTGTTTTTCAACTAGTTAGTCCTCTTAATGGTCGGGATACCAGGATTCGAACCTGGGACCCCCTGCTCCCAAAACATTTAAAATAGATTTCATTTAATTTCATATGTTTCCTTATGGTCACATAGTCAGGTAGTTACGGATTTTTTATTTGTTCTTAAATTTCATTTATTTACCTTTAAATGTCCATTTGTTGTACCTATGTTGTACCTATGTTGTACCCAAAAAATGATGTAAATGATTAGTTTTAAGAATGTTCTGAGAAAGAAAAAGTTATCTTATGGTAAATATCCTATTTATTTGCGTATTTCCAAAGATCGTAAGTCTATATTTTTTCGTACTCCGTACACTGCGGATACGAAAGAATGGGATTCGAAAAAAGGAATATTTAATCAAAATGCTGCAAACTATCTAAACAAAAACAGGGTATTACTAAAGTTAATTGATCACGCTACAAGTGTGGTTACAGAGCTACAGCAAAATAAGAGAAGCTATACCTTAACCGATATCGAAAGGGCCATTCGGATCGAATCTAATCCGGCCTATCAAAACGTTTATAAATTTTGGGACGAATTGATTGAAGAAATGATAAAGGCCGGAAGGACCGGCAATGCCCAGGTTAACCGTGATACCTACAACTCGGTTAAAAAATACAGTAAGAAAAAGGTATTGAATTTTAATGATATCACACCGACTTTTCTGGATAAGTATGAAGTGTATTTAAGGTCGCGAAATGGAACAGATGGAGGAATAAGCGTACGGATGCGGACGCTAAGAGCTTTATTTAATTTTGCGATAAAAAGAAGCTTGATTAAACCAGATAACTATCCTTTCAAATCATATCAAATTTCGAAATTAAAGGGTAGAGGAGCCAAAAGAGCATTAACTTATGATGATGTAGTAAAAATCGTAAACAAAGACTTGGGTGAGCATCCGGAATTAGTCGATGCAAGAAATTATTTTGTTTTCAGTTTTTATACTCGTGGGATGAACTATGCCGATATGATGAAACTAGAATGGAAGGATGTGATTGACGGCCAGATTTATTATACACGTTCAAAAACCAAAGCAAATTTCAGAATAAAAATCCTGCCTCCTGTTCAGAAAATTTTAAATTATTATAAAGAACATCAAAACGGCTCTAAATACATATTTCCGATTTTACTTAAAGACAAAATGTCGCCTACGCAGATAGAAAACAGAAAGAAAAAGACTTTAACGAGGTATAATCAAAAATTGAAGGAAATTGCAAAACTGTGTAAAATTGAAAAGAATGTATCAAGCTATGTTGCCCGGCATAGTTATGCCAACAGTTTAAAGCAGAAAGGAATTTCTACCGATATTATTAGTGAATCAATGGGGCATCAAAATCTGGCAATTACCCAGGCCTACCTGAAAGAACTTGATAACTCGCTTGTTGATGAAGCAATGGAGGTATTATTGTAACCTGGTTTTTAAAAGTACATGACTTTACGTATAAACAAATTTGTTTATATTTGTAAAAGTAATTATCATGAGCACTATCGAAAAGAATATTGCGCTTTTAAAGGGGATACATCCGGGGATTATCCTTGAAAGGGAGTTGAAAAAAAGAAAACTTCCCAAGCGGCGTATTGCGTTATCTATTGGTGAATATCCTCAACTTTTAGGGGATATAACCAAAGGAAAACGTCGCATCAATCCGGCACTATCCATAAGACTGGGTGATGCTTTGGGGATCGATGAAAGCTTTTTTGCTGTATTGCAAGCTTATTACGACATTGAACAACAAAAGAAAAAACAAGCCCTGAATGACCGGCCCAATTTAAAACTTCTGCGACCTGTTTTGTTCTGGGATACTGATATAAATTCAATTAACTGGGAAAAGAGCAAAATCAGTGTTATAAAACGCATATTTGAGCGGGGTAACGATCAGGAGATTAC
Above is a genomic segment from uncultured Draconibacterium sp. containing:
- a CDS encoding cold shock domain-containing protein translates to MVTLKGRVENFNKDKNYGFIKDTINGEKYFFHVTDAFPEINEGGIVSFELDSGDRGTIAITIRPVQ
- a CDS encoding AraC family transcriptional regulator, whose product is MKLCIKNKVCIRCQMVVEPELEKIGLPYNSVKIGEAEFIRNLESEQLKQLGLVLKKAGLLLMDDKKSILLEKVKSAIIDLVHYTEEQFKVNLSDFLSEKFYLTHKIERLKELFVNDELNLFEIAYKMHYCSVVRLSNKFRKFTGLNAPHFKKFKNKRRDTLDDV
- a CDS encoding nitronate monooxygenase, encoding MINSFFLGNKEIKLPVIQGGMGVGISLSGLASAVANEGGIGVISCAGLGLLYKQSPADYLEDSIWGLKEELRKTRELTKGTIGVNIMVALSNFTDMVRTSIAEKADVIFSGAGLPLDLPSYLTEGSKTLLVPIVSSGRAAKIICQKWLSNYNYLPDALVVEGPKAGGHLGFKREQIEDENYTLERLIPEVVSIVSAYHHKKVIPVIAAGGITTGQDVLRFMELGASGVQIGSLFVPTLECDASPLFKQSYINASKKDTMIIQSPVGMPGRALDSNFIKSANEGKERPKKCPFQCIKTCDYTKSPYCIIMALYNAAKGNMNKGYSFAGANAYLAEKISNVKEVVQQLMKEFADAQKGFSTKKI
- a CDS encoding site-specific integrase, with amino-acid sequence MISFKNVLRKKKLSYGKYPIYLRISKDRKSIFFRTPYTADTKEWDSKKGIFNQNAANYLNKNRVLLKLIDHATSVVTELQQNKRSYTLTDIERAIRIESNPAYQNVYKFWDELIEEMIKAGRTGNAQVNRDTYNSVKKYSKKKVLNFNDITPTFLDKYEVYLRSRNGTDGGISVRMRTLRALFNFAIKRSLIKPDNYPFKSYQISKLKGRGAKRALTYDDVVKIVNKDLGEHPELVDARNYFVFSFYTRGMNYADMMKLEWKDVIDGQIYYTRSKTKANFRIKILPPVQKILNYYKEHQNGSKYIFPILLKDKMSPTQIENRKKKTLTRYNQKLKEIAKLCKIEKNVSSYVARHSYANSLKQKGISTDIISESMGHQNLAITQAYLKELDNSLVDEAMEVLL
- a CDS encoding RNA-binding protein, encoding MNIYVSNLSYNTTSESLKELFAESGEVTSANVITDKFTGDSRGFGFVEMPDNAEGQKAIEELNETEFEGKTLNVNVARPRTDRNSGGQHNRGGGGFNRRGY
- a CDS encoding cold shock domain-containing protein — protein: MNKGTIKFFNETKGFGFIKDINSEKEYFVHSSGLVDFVKETDEVSFELQQGQKGLNAVNVKRV
- a CDS encoding DEAD/DEAH box helicase — translated: MTFTELNISEPVLKALTNKKYDNPTPIQEKAIPTALQGGDVLGIAQTGTGKTAAFAIPIIQQLDEAPFSGGRREIKALILTPTRELAIQIGESFWDYSQYTNLRQAVIFGGVNQRPQVDKLRRGVDILIATPGRLLDLINQKHISLAHIRHFVLDEADRMLDMGFIHDIKRLLPMLPKQKQTLFFSATMPSAISKLSRSILQNPVTVKIVPVSSANDMIEQHLYFVERQKKNQLLISLLRQDLNKSVLIFSRTKRGADKIARILNNSRIECEAIHGNKSQLARQKALSNFKLRRTRVIVATDIAARGIDIANLELVINYDLPDVAETYVHRIGRTGRAGQRGTALSFYSQDEHMMVRNIQRLTGKKLDPVLA